Proteins found in one Leishmania major strain Friedlin complete genome, chromosome 35 genomic segment:
- a CDS encoding conserved hypothetical protein (previous protein_id=AAZ14264.1) has translation MSATIKAARGCASAVLFHSLRLHAFEGALPHVLVVVDRVPCVLQKVVAEGYLQVLRAYGRQGAAYVTSNCDSVLRAPAEALPGTADDRESLQSHNDELFIPLKPGAETPSGSVGFTPRVLLPSFAADDFAPLSYSLMLFCRDNFLSHVKRLQRFFRHCGDGQLQRQGDQHETEAVAGDSSLKPPPPTALSSVWTAEYFKEEFEALCPLLGPLLSSKGEAVEGDTTGEQPQWQLLFHGPPRELLGCVMVQENAFQNEMRRYRLRLSLFDLGIRVAEHCHLGIMSQRADRLAGEGHFKEALEDDEVYSYARSCAFGPEHAQCLAKAIADSIDLYSWRRSGCAGGAAARAVQVYPASITAALQNAELWSIFNSGALNVCTSATAADDTATDVEAALREPIEGPGMPLLIVCRDAAKVLTYGGGMEDCLTNTGHYAAAYAPERNDVARHRERFRTVYSEASDGDGESERDEEDATANPPVHGRLKKAEYLAVLRAKGQRPNKPQHNGADDEDGTVSRSAPAGSCISNSIGGTFPIGEVISESFDLSQLSGTCDVFAYPDVFKKVTMSRPAPFTMTVEKGVVTHISNGAPKEFLDLFSLVRQVEGKCYVRELGIGLNPYVGPAHVVSDVTAFERQWGIHLSLGQRHPLFVKQRERRNADGSVATGVHVDGPVLKRKAGKYHIDVFVDAAQLRMGDMFAVDFTKGIAVP, from the coding sequence ATGTCTGCCACGATCAAAGCCGCGCGCGGGTGCGCCTCAGCAGTGCTCTTTCACAGCTTGCGCCTGCACGCCTTCGaaggcgcgctgccgcatgTCCTGGTCGTGGTGGATCGCGTGCCGTGTGTGCTGCAGAAGGTTGTCGCGGAGGGCTacctgcaggtgctgcgcgcgtaCGGGCGGCAGGGCGCAGCATATGTTACGAGCAACTGCGACAGCGTGTTGAGGGCACCGGCGGAGGCGTTGCCGGGAACGGCAGACGACAGGGAATCACTTCAGAGCCATAATGACGAGCTGTTCATCCCTCTGAAACCTGGCGCAGAGACGCCGAGCGGGTCGGTAGGCTTCACTCCACGCGTTTTACTGCCGTCATTCGCCGCGGATGACTTTGCTCCTCTTTCCTACTCCCTCATGCTGTTTTGCAGGGACAACTTCCTGAGCCATGTGAAGCGGCTGCAACGGTTCTTTCGCCACTGCGGTGACGGGCAATTGCAGCGGCAAGGCGACCAGCATGAGACGGAGGCTGTCGCTGGGGACTCATCACTaaagccgccgcctcccacCGCACTGTCGAGTGTTTGGACAGCCGAGTACTTCAAGGAAGAGTTTGAAGCTCTGTGCCCGCTGCTGGGGCCACTGCTCTCGTCGAAAGGCGAGGCGGTCGAGGGCGACACCACCGGCGAGCAACCCCAATGGCAGCTGCTCTTTCACGGACCGCCACGAGAGCTCCTCGGGTGCGTCATGGTGCAAGAGAACGCCTTCCAAAACGAGATGAGGCGCTATCGGCTTCGTCTGAGCCTGTTTGACCTCGGCATCCGCGTTGCGGAGCACTGCCACCTGGGTATCATGAGCCAGAGAGCGGATCGCTTGGCCGGCGAGGGCCACTTCAAGGAGGCACTGGAGGACGACGAAGTGTACAGCTACGCCCGCTCGTGTGCTTTCGGGCCCGAACATGCCCAGTGCCTCGCCAAAGCCATCGCGGACTCAATCGACCTGTACAGCTGGCGCCGCTCTGGgtgtgccggcggcgccgcagcacgggCAGTGCAAGTGTATCCGGCCTCCATAACGGCCGCGTTGCAGAATGCTGAGCTCTGGTCTATCTTCAATTCTGGCGCACTGAACGTCTGCACatctgcgacggcggctgaCGACACCGCCACGGATGTCGAAGCCGCCTTACGGGAACCAATCGAAGGCCCTGGCATGCCGCTCTTGATTGTATGCCGCGACGCAGCCAAGGTGCTCACTTACGGCGGCGGGATGGAGGACTGTCTGACCAACACCGGGCACTATGCTGCAGCCTACGCTCCGGAGCGCAACGATGTCGCGCGGCACCGCGAGCGCTTTCGGACGGTGTACAGCGAAGCGAGTGACGGAGacggcgagagcgagagggacgAGGAAGACGCCACTGCGAACCCCCCGGTGCACGGCCGCCTGAAGAAGGCGGAGTACCTCGCAGTGCTTAGGGCAAAGGGGCAGAGGCCGAACAAGCCCCAGCATAATGGcgccgatgacgaggacggcACCGTCTCCCGCAGCGCCCCTGCCGGTTCGTGCATTTCCAACAGCATCGGCGGCACCTTTCCCATCGGCGAGGTCATCAGCGAGTCGTTTGACCTCTCGCAACTCAGTGGCACGTGCGACGTGTTTGCGTATCCTGACGTGTTCAAGAAGGTCACGATGAGTCGCCCTGCGCCGTTCACCATGACGGTAGAGAAGGGCGTTGTCACGCACATCAGCAACGGCGCCCCCAAGGAGTTCCTCGACCTGTTCAGCCTCGTGCGCCAGGTGGAAGGCAAGTGCTATGTGCGGGAGTTGGGCATTGGCCTCAACCCGTACGTCGGACCAGCCCACGTTGTGAGCGACGTGACTGCGTTTGAGCGGCAGTGGGGCATCCACCTCTCCCTTGGCCAGCGCCACCCTCTGTTCGTAAAGCAGCGTGAGCGGCGCAACGCCGACGGCTCGGTGGCCACTGGGGTGCACGTGGATGGCCCTGTCCTCAAGCGCAAAGCCGGCAAGTACCACATTGACGTGTTTGTGGATGCAGCGCAGCTTCGCATGGGCGACATGTTTGCGGTCGACTTCACCAAAGGTATCGCTGTCCCGTGA
- a CDS encoding conserved hypothetical protein (previous protein_id=AAZ14263.1), producing the protein MPTYFFRIPSLQVCTVSFFGGGTLVLGSGLWDLMRSRRNAVPVFNSAAVVKTEESARYPCEKIKGFDVVVRSFYVPVAADTDGRAPAPALSLLAQLRRFSGLFSNETHRIDSANSTKKTAADQPVRLVVRDAKASDGGANTSLIAAAHWPPGTSKYAALVLVPTSRTSGDSSAALPAQSRSLLRQFADGATHQSLSRCNPRSTQLHMACESDPAYLGAPYLRVFLSAFLLLPATLSQLNVAVLGVGGGSLPLFLQQYFAPRLHRCDLVDVEPMCIKAAVEQLGMKELLNTVALRCEGGGVHYYLEDAVDYLSHRVGDADCRTGWPLQAGSGRSAGSGEGASAAPHHGTPVFHDAVQPTPAAARATSAKRQRQLDLLFVDLFVGSELDTAVTSHEFLCLCRGSLSPHGVAAFNLPAADKRFVQRCNEVFGSRNVYRIPVPASSNEVVLARGGAKNSGAVANAPHLSHRLLFRRAQELSAQYRLPYDLANHYPVWWRLW; encoded by the coding sequence ATGCCCACGTACTTCTTCCGCATTCCATCGTTGCAGGTATGCACCGTTTCGTTCTTCGGTGGAGGCACGCTCGTCCTAGGCAGCGGCCTCTGGGATCTCATGCGCTCCAGGCGCAACGCCGTTCCTGTGTTCAACAGCGCCGCTGTGGTCAAGACGGAAGAGTCGGCGCGCTACCCGTGCGAAAAAATCAAGGGCTTTGATGTTGTCGTGCGCAGCTTTTACGTACCCGTAGCTGCCGATACCGACGGCCGTgctccagcaccggcgctgtctctgctggcgcagctccgcagGTTTTCGGGTCTCTTCTCGAATGAAACGCACCGTATCGACAGCGCGAATTCAACCAAGAAAACGGCAGCAGACCAGCCAGTCCGGCTGGTAGTGCGGGATGCCAAAGCCTCAGATGGCGGAGCCAACACAAGTCTCATCGCAGCCGCGCACTGGCCACCGGGCACCTCCAAGTATGCTGCCCTGGTCCTGGTGCCCACCTCGCGGACCAGCGGCGACTCGAGCGCTGCATTGCCGGCACAGtcgcgctcgctgctgcgtcagtTTGCTGACGGGGCCACCCACCAATCTCTCTCCCGGTGCAACCCACGCTCTACGCAGCTGCACATGGCGTGTGAGAGCGACCCGGCCTATCTTGGTGCCCCCTACCTGCGTGTGTTCTTGAGCGccttcctgctgctgccggccaCCCTCTCGCAGCTGAACGTTGCAGTCCTCGGCGTAGGCGGGGgatcgctgccgctgttccTCCAGCAGTATTTTGCACCCCGGTTGCACCGCTGTGACTTGGTGGATGTCGAGCCGATGTGCATCAAGGCAGCAGTGGAGCAGCTTGGGATGAAAGAGCTGCTTAACACGGTGGCGTTGCGGTGCGAGGGCGGCGGAGTGCACTACTACCTGGAGGACGCCGTCGACTACCTGTCGCACCGCGTTGGCGATGCCGACTGTCGAACAGGGTGGCCTTTGCAAGCCGGGTCTGGGCGATCAGCAGGGAGTGGAGAGggcgcatctgctgctccgcATCACGGAACTCCTGTTTTCCATGATGCCGTTCAGCCGacccccgccgcggcgcgggctACCAGCGCCAAGCGCCAGCGCCAACTCGACTTGCTGTTCGTGGACCTGTTTGTCGGCAGCGAGCTCGACACGGCCGTTACATCGCACGAGTTTCTGTGCCTGTGTCGCGGCTCCCTTTCTCCTCACGGGGTGGCCGCCTTCAACCTTCCGGCGGCGGACAAGCGGTttgtgcagcgctgcaacgAGGTATTTGGCAGCCGTAACGTGTACCGTATTCCCGTGCCGGCAAGCTCGAACGAGGTGGTGCTGGCTCGCGGCGGGGCAAagaacagcggcgccgtggccAACGCTCCGCACCTCTCGCACCGCCTCTTGTTTCGCCGCGCGCAGGAGCTGTCGGCGCAGTATCGTCTTCCCTACGACTTGGCCAACCACTACCCTGTCTGGTGGCGACTGTGGTAG
- a CDS encoding enoyl-CoA hydratase/isomerase family protein,conserved (previous protein_id=AAZ14265.1) codes for MRACAPLRSAAATGLSAASFKVLHQDECVLRYDAASQIAILSMERHARKNAIGVGFLNCIQQAIDVCRAGAPSGACTTASADCPPVRCLVVSSAVPKVFCAGADLKERKEMSVAESRAFVQRLRQTFNDLEDLPIATIAAIEGKALGGGMELALSLDMRVAGDGATVGFPETGLGIIPGAGGTVRAPAALGVSRALELILTAQQVSARRAVELGIVNRVVPAGSALEAALDLALRISKNGPLAVCAAKKAVRSAVGKTRAEAMQVEAEQYEVVLATEDRLEGLKAFAEHRTPLYKGK; via the coding sequence ATGCGTGCCTGTGCCCCGCTGCGTTCCGCGGCTGCGACTGGCCTGTCTGCCGCTAGCTTCAAAGTGCTGCACCAGGATgagtgcgtgctgcgctACGACGCAGCGTCACAGATCGCGATCCTCTCCATGGAGCGCCACGCGCGCAAAAATGCGATCGGCGTCGGCTTCCTGAACTGCATCCAGCAGGCCATCGACGTCTGCAGGGCTGGTGCACCGTCTGGCGcttgcaccaccgcctccgccgactGTCCGCCCGTGCGCTGCCTCGTCGTCTCCAGCGCCGTCCCGAAAGTGTTCTGTGCCGGCGCAGATCTGAAGGAGCGGAAGGAGATGTCTGTCGCGGAGTCGCGCGCATtcgtgcagcgcctgcgccaaACCTTCAATGACTTGGAGGACTTGCCCATTGCTaccatcgccgccatcgagGGCAAggcgctcggcggcggcatggAGCTGGCCCTGTCGCTAGACATGCGCGTGGCAGGCGACGGGGCCACCGTGGGCTTCCCGGAGACAGGTCTTGGCATTATCCCTGGCGCGGGTGGCACGGTGCGCGCACCTGCGGCGCTCGGCGTTAGCCGTGCGCTGGAGTTGATCCTGACGGCTCAGCAGGTGTCCGCCCGGCGTGCCGTGGAGTTGGGTATAGTGAACCGTGTTGTGCCGGCTGGCTCGGCCCTCGAGGCTGCGCTGGACCTGGCACTGCGCATCTCCAAGAACGGGCCGCTCGCCGTGTGTGCCGCGAAGAAGGCGGTCCGCTCTGCCGTGGGTAAGACGCGggcggaggcgatgcaggtggaggcggagcagtACGAGGTTGTGCTCGCCACGGAGGATCGCCTTGAAGGTCTCAAGGCCTTCGCAGAGCATCGCACGCCCTTGTACAAGGGTAAGTAA
- a CDS encoding conserved hypothetical protein (previous protein_id=AAZ14267.1), with protein sequence MLAFTITSTEQERTVKRLKVDSPSASLECEDGGENSCGSLPHIAEANPALESAQRTPPMSKQAETPATEAVNGVSPEISPANSSRSRHSSDDDDDGKDEKDMSDNHLSSPVAREFSGNTWRVTRTPTGSAVTATAAITGGAAVPPPPITTNGAITTLRTLGQLQTLVSSTNTTSAKDKVHPSLRLKPGETVMLLLHFDETSLRSLINGATMELSQMRIFTLNLAKLPLHDYEEAPERRLNASGCTSSSNASDRARRGGSTATPDAGVTQVTAQDTEDEDEDEEELVPAVHPVAVSTAAAAGTSTIAEKECLPRASVSAGGALALDEAATVSSLSGDLHHASDVISDKLHQMLAVDTILNPHASQQQRGHGNGDGGAAATGKREPLLFPAMIVWRAAGAPREEYPPAPPQTYSSQPPCTPAELFSDRLSAQGGPLVVKEATGVDQVHSLTLFRPVFTMEHLFHTLVRTVAPSFAARGTGEKSRTVLYLGASWCPPCMRFVREMPQLMREDLPSSVVCTLKADMDLAKPIYDYFKVEIIPTFVLLDNEVLMKCYETVRRQQSSAASCSGGGASQSDYARAIQEAFSTAELGRLQNSNRQLVSTFISKHSQALRFDEDF encoded by the coding sequence ATGCTCGCCTTTACCATTACGTCGACAGAGCAGGAGCGGACAGTGAAGCGGCTGAAGGTCGACAGTCCTTCAGCGTCTCTCGAATGCGAGGATGGCGGTGAgaacagctgcggcagcttgCCGCATATCGCAGAGGCCAATCCTGCGTTAGAGAGCGCGCAGCGTACTCCACCCATGTCCAAGCAGGCTGAAACTCCTGCAACAGAGGCGGTGAATGGCGTCTCTCCCGAGATCTCACCAGCGAACTCGTCGAGgagccgccacagcagcgatgacgatgacgacggcaAGGACGAAAAGGACATGAGTGACAACCACCTCTCTTCCCCGGTGGCACGGGAGTTTAGCGGCAACACGTGGCGCGTGACACGCACACCAACGGGGTCTGCCGTGACGGCTACGGCCGCCATAaccggcggcgcagctgttCCGCCGCCCCCCATCACGACAAACGGCGCCATCACCACACTGCGCACTCTTGGCCAACTGCAGACGCTCGTGAGCAGCACAAACACAACGTCCGCGAAGGATAAGGTGCACCCGAGCCTGCGGCTCAAGCCGGGCGAGACGGTGATGCTGCTGTTGCACTTTGACGAGACGTCCCTGCGCTCGCTCATTAACGGCGCGACCATGGAGCTGTCGCAGATGCGCATCTTCACGCTTAACctggcgaagctgccgctgcacgacTACGAGGAGGCCCCCGAAAGGCGCTTGAACGCCAGTGGGTGTACCAGCAGCTCCAATGCGAGCGAccgtgcgcggcgtggcggcagcaccgcgacgCCGGACGCTGGTGTGACCCAAGTCACGGCTCAAGACActgaggacgaggacgaggacgaggaagagctagtgccggcggtgcatccggtggcggtgtcgacagcggcggcagcggggacCAGCACCATTGCGGAGAAGGAGTGCCTTCCTCGCGCGTCGGTCTCCGCGGGTGGCGCCCTCGCGCTTGACGAGGCTGCTACCGtctcctcgctctctggCGACCTCCACCACGCTAGCGACGTCATCAGCGATAAGCTGCACCAGATGTTGGCAGTGGACACCATACTGAACCCCCACGCTTCCCAACAGCAACGTGGCCACGGgaacggcgacggcggtgccgccgccactggcaAGAGGGAGCCGTTGCTTTTCCCCGCCATGATCGTctggcgcgctgccggcgccccACGCGAGGAGTACCCACCGGCCCCGCCACAGACTTACTCTTCCCAGCCTCCATGCACCCCCGCAGAGCTCTTTTCCGACCGCCTTTCTGCCCAGGGCGGGCCGCTGGTGGTGAAGGAAGCAACTGGGGTGGACCAGGTGCACTCCTTGACGCTGTTCCGCCCTGTCTTCACGATGGAACATCTTTTCCACACCCTTGTCCGCACTGTCGCGCCGTCTTTTGCTGCCAGAGGTACTGGCGAGAAGTCCCGCACGGTGCTGTACCTCGGTGCTTCGTGGTGCCCGCCCTGCATGCGCTTCGTGCGCGAGATGCCGCAACTCATGCGAGAGGATCTGCCGTCGAGTGTCGTGTGCACCCTGAAGGCGGACATGGACTTGGCCAAGCCCATTTATGACTACTTCAAGGTGGAGATAATCCCTACCTTTGTTCTCCTGGACAACGAGGTGCTCATGAAGTGCTACGAGACCGTGCGGCGTCAGcaaagcagcgctgccagttgcagcggcggcggcgcctcgcaGTCCGACTACGCCCGTGCCATCCAGGAGGCCTTCTCTACGGCAGAGCTGGGTCGCTTGCAGAACTCCAACAGGCAGCTCGTGAGCACCTTTATCTCGAAGCACAGCCAAGCTCTGCGCTTCGATGAGGACTTCTGA
- a CDS encoding putative ATP-dependent DEAD-box RNA helicase (previous protein_id=AAZ14266.1), translating into MSDSNWKAQLNAPQKSTRKKTEDVESRRNVNFEEYALRRELQMGIFEKGFEKPSPVQEEAIPVALQGKDVLARAKNGTGKTASFVIPVLEKVDTRELYVQALLMVPTRELALQTAQVTKELGKHIPGLEVMVTTGGTTLRDDILRLTSKVHILVATPGRVLDLASKKAVDLSHCHILVLDEADKLLSQEFMEIIDDLYTYLPSQLQSMLFSATFPVTVKTFAERHLHNPYEINLMDELTLKGVTQYYAFVEERQKIHCLNTLFNKLQINQSIIFCNSVNRVELLAKKITQLGYSCYYIHARMQQQHRNRVFHDFREGHCRNLVCSDLITRGIDIQAVNVVINFDFPKYAETYLHRIGRSGRFGHLGVAINFVTYDDRYNVYRIEQELDTEIKPIPAEIDPELYAA; encoded by the coding sequence ATGTCCGACTCGAACTGGAAGGCTCAGCTGAACGCGCCGCAGAAGAGCACGCGGAAAAAGACGGAGGATGTGGAGTCTCGCCGTAACGTCAACTTCGAGGAGTACGCCCTGCGTCGCGAGCTGCAGATGGGCATCTTCGAGAAGGGCTTCGAGAAGCCGAGCCCTGTGCAGGAGGAAGCCATACCTGTCGCGCTTCAGGGCAAGGATGTGCTTGCCCGTGCCAAGAACGGTACTGGCAAGACAGCCTCATTCGTCATCCCAGTGCTCGAGAAGGTCGACACCCGTGAATTGTATGTGCAGGCGCTCCTGATGGTGCCCACCCGCGAGCTAGCCCTGCAGACAGCGCAGGTAACGAAGGAGCTGGGCAAGCACATCCCCGGCCTGGAGGTGATGGTAACCACCGGTGGTACGACGCTGCGCGATGATATTCTTCGTCTGACGAGCAAGGTGCACATTCTGGTGGCGACCCCCGGCCGTGTGCTTGACCTGGCGAGCAAGAAGGCAGTTGACCTTTCCCACTGCCACATCCTGGTGCTGGACGAGGCCGACAAGCTGCTCTCCCAGGAGTTCATGGAGATCATTGACGACCTGTACACTTACCTCCCCTCGCAGCTGCAGTCCATGCTCTTCTCTGCCACGTTCCCGGTGACGGTGAAGACGTTCGCGGAGCGCCACCTGCACAACCCCTACGAGATCAACCTGATGGACGAACTGACCTTGAAGGGTGTAACACAATACTATGCTTTCGTCGAGGAGCGCCAGAAAATCCACTGCCTCAACACGCTTTTCAACAAGCTGCAGATCAACCAGTCAATCATCTTCTGTAATAGCGTCAACCGCGTGGAGCTACTCGCGAAGAAGATTACACAGCTCGGCTATAGCTGCTACTACATCCACGCTcgcatgcagcagcagcaccgtaATCGCGTCTTCCACGACTTCCGCGAGGGCCACTGCCGTAACCTCGTCTGCTCCGATCTCATCACCCGTGGTATCGATATTCAGGCCGTGAACGTTGTCATCAACTTCGACTTCCCCAAGTACGCCGAAACGTATCTGCACCGCATCGGCCGCTCCGGTCGCTTCGGTCACCTCGGTGTTGCCATCAACTTTGTGACGTACGACGACCGCTATAATGTCTACCGCATTGAGCAGGAGCTGGACACAGAGATTAAGCCGATCCCGGCTGAAATTGACCCCGAGTTGTACGCAGCATAG